The window ATTTGTCCAGAAATACCAATATTAAATAATCCCGCTTTAAAAGCGAAAATAAATGATAATGCGGCAATTCCTAAAATTGCTACTTTTGTTAAATAAATATCTGGCGAACCAATTCATTTAGTAAATAATCTTATAAAGAAATCACGTATGTTATAGCCTAATATTCCAACCAAAATAGCTGAAACTACTATCGCTACAAAAATGGCAAAAACTGTCGATAAGAATTTTTTAGTGATTGTTTTTCGCTCTTGACCTTTAAGAAAGCTATCGTAACTTAAAAGAGTTTTAAATTTCAACATACTTATATTTTTTCACCTGCCATTAATTCACCAATTTTTTGTCTTGTCATTGAAAAACGATCACCAACACTAATGAAATATCCATTATGAATTACAGCAATTGTATCAGCAAGTGATAAAATTTCGTCTAATTCGTAAGAAATTAATAAAATAGCATTACCTTTTCGTTTCTCTTCTAATGTTTGTTCATGAATAAATTCAATCGCACCTAAATCTAAACCTCTTGTTGGTTGAACCAATAAAATTAATTTATGAGATCGTTCAAATTCACGACCAATAATTAGTTTTTGTTGGTTTCCACCAGATAATCCTCGTGCATCTGATGTACCACGTGTTGTACCACGAACATCATATTTTTTAATAATATTAATTGCATGTTTTGAAATTTCATTATTATTAAAAAATCCTAAATTACTATATGGTTTATCATCAACTTGTTGTAAGATCGCATTCATAGCAATCGTGTCATCTAAAACTAATCCATGTTTATGACGATCTTCTGGTACATGTGATAATCCTAACTGATAACGTTTTCTAATGCTTGCATGTTCAATTTCTTGATTATCAAGCATAATTTTTGCTTCCTTATTTCCTTTTAATAAGCCAGAGATTATTTGCGCTAATTCACTTTGACCATTACCTTCAACACCGGCAATAGCAAAAATTTCACCCTTGCGGATACTAAAATTAATAAAATTATTATTTTTAGTACTTAACAATGAAACATCATCACCTTTTGGTGATGATTTAACTTTCACAATATCTTTTTGTTTTTTAACAATTGATTGAATATCTAAATTTTGAACTTCGAAAACTTTTTCATTACTTGTGATTGGATCGATATTTTTAACTTCAACCAATTTTCGACCAACCATTAATTCAGCCATTTCAGCTATTGTTTTTTGTTTAACATCAAAACTATCAATATAATGTCCGCGACGAATAACTGTTGCAGAATCAGCAACTTCTTTAATTTCATTTAGTTTATGCGTAATAATAATGATTGTCTTGCCTGCTGCTTTAAAATCTTTTAGCATTTGTAAAAATGCTTGAATTTCATCTTCACTCAAAACAGCAGTTGGTTCATCAAAAATTAAAATATCAATATCACGATATAATAATTTTAAAATTTCCGTTTTTTGTTGTTGACCAACTGTAATTTTTGAAATTTTACTTTTTAAATTGATATTTAATCCATATTCTTGAATGATTTTTTTAAGTTCTTTAGTAATTTTTTTACGGTTAATGATACCTAGTTGCGTTGCACCTTCAGAACCTAAAATAACATTATCTAAAACACTTAAGGTGTCAATTAATTTAAAATGTTGATGTACCATTCCAATTCCGGTTTTTGAAGCATCTTTAGCTGAACTAAAATTGACAATTCGACCATTAATTTTAATTGATCCAGAATCTTGTTTATAGATCCCAAATAAAATTGACATTAAGGTTGATTTACCTGCTCCATTTTCACCAATAATTGCATGAATTTCATTTTTTTTAACAAAAAGATTAACATCTTTATTAGCAATAACAGTCCCGTTCAGGAAAGTTTTTGTAATCTCGTGCATTTCTATGGCGTAAGGACATTGATTTGTCTTAATTTCCATATGATCACTTTCTATAATTTTTTATATTTATTTCAAATTAGATACTTTTAAAGTATTAAATTTTTGGAATGATGATTTTTTTAGATTTGTAGAATGCTGCTAATCCATTATATGCAGATTCTGAAAAAGATTTATCTTTTAGAACAGCATTATTTTGACCTAAAACAACTTTTGCTAATTTTTCTTTAGCTTCTGGTGTTGTGGCAGCATCTCAATATTTTTTAAATTCTTGTGATGCACTTCGTTTCTTTGGATCCTCTTCTAAATATGAAGAACCTGTTAATGAATATGGATATAATTTTTTATCTGATTCATTTATATAAACTTCACCACCAAGTAATTTTTGTAATTCACTAAATGATTTATTTTTTTCACTATCTTTTAAAACTCATCCATCGCTTGTTTTTGTAGCAAGATCTTCTAATTTTGTAGTTCCTTTTGTTGAAAGAAGTTTAAATAATTCTTCATTTTGAATAACATTAACAATTTGAGCATATGTAATTGCTTTTAAACCAGCTAGTTTAGCCGCTTGTTCTAAATAAACACGACCTGCATTTGATAATTCAACAAGCGGAGTATCATCTACATATGTGCTCTTATCTAAACTTGCTTCAGTATGTGTTCCTAATTTATAAGCATCTTTATTAATATCATTAGTTAGTTGTGCACCTTTTGAAGCATTTTCAATTGCTCCCTTCATTGCTAAATCAACACGTTTAACAATTGAGAATAAAATTGTTTTTCCATCATTAACAGTTTTGTTTGTAATTCTTTTACGGTTTGTTACATCATCTAATTCTTGTGCAGTATCAACACCAATAATTACACTTGGATCTGTTGCATTTGAAACAATTGAAGTTGCAAGGTTTGTTTGTGGACCAGCTACAGGTAAAATAACATCAGCTTTTTTTGTAATTAAATCATTGATAATGTTTGTTGCACCTTCTTCATCTGGTTTAAATGAACCAGCAACGTATTTGCTAGCAAATACTTGTTCAACATTCATTCATTTTTTCTTGCTTCCATTAGCATCTTCTTGATTAATTTCTTTATCTTTTAACTTTTCATTTGCTCATTGAACACCTAATTTAAAACCTTGGATAAAAGTTGAAGTTGATGTAAAATGTAATCCAACATATCCACCTCAAGTTAGTTTTCCATCTGCTGCAAAAGTTTTTTGGTTAGCATTTAAATAGTACGCCGCAGCAATACCTGTTAAAAATGCTGCTTGATCTACACGATATGAGACAGACGCAATACGGTCTTTACCCACTGTTCCACTAAATTTATCATCAATTAAAACTGCACTTAAATCTTTTTTATCGCTGCTTGAACCAAAATATTCTTTAATTGGAATTGAGTGACTAAATGAAATCAAGCCTAACATACGAGCACCATCATCGTATAATGAATTATATGTTCTGTGATATCCTAAACTATCATCTCCAGCTGGTTTTGCATAAAAATCTTCTAAAGACAATTTAGAAATATAATTTCCATCTTTATTTGTTTTCCCATCATCTTTATTACTATCATTACATGATGCAGCAATAGCTGCAACTGAAGTTAATGTAACCACTCCAGCAAGTGATGCAAACAAGATTTTTTTATTGATTTTGCTTTTTTTCATAAAATTTATTTTTTATCCTTTTTGACATGAAAAATCTAAAATAACTAAACAACACAATTTTTAAGATTGTGTAGTATCATTATACAAAAAATAAACTTGTATATATAAGTTAAACACTTAATTTTTGTTTTTTGTATAAAAAAAAGCGTTTTTTTAATTAAAACACTTTTTTATTTTTTAAAATTTAGAATTCTTAATGAATTTTCTAATAAGATTTTTTGCATTTTTTCATGTGTAATGCCTAATAAGTTGGCAATAAATGCTGATGTATATAATACATAATAAGGATAGTTAGTTTGCCCTCGTTTAGGAACTGGTGTTAAATATGGGGCGTCTGTTTCTACTAGAATCTTATCAAGTGGGGTTATTTTAATCGCCTCATACAGTTCATGTAATTGATTATTTTTTGTTGGTTTAAAAGTAATTACACCAGGATATGAAATATAATAACCCATTTCAATATATTGTTGTGCATACTCTTTTTTATCTGTAAAACAATGGATTATTACATCTTGAACAGCTAATTCTTTTAAGATGGCAATTGCGTCATCGTGTGCATTACGGATGTGTAACATTAATGGTTTATGATACTTTTTAGCCAATTCAATATGTTTTTTAAACCAATGTTTTTGAAAATCATGATCATAATTTTGTTCATGATAATAGTCTAAACCACACTCACCAATACAACTTATGTAATCAATATTTTCTGCTATCAATTTTTCTAATGCAACAAAATCATTTTCTATATTATGTAAATCATTAGGATGGATTGCAACACTACAAGTCAAAAATTTAAATTTTTTAGCTTGTTGAATGGCTGTCTGTGAAGTTTTTAAATCTACTCCAACAATATTTAATCCAATACCTTGTTCATAACATTTAAAGATAATGTCATCAAATTCTTCAATTAATGGTTCAATATTAGGATGAGTATGAGTATCAATAATTTTTATTTTTTCTAACATATTATTTACCTATACAAAAATTTTTAAATAAATCATCTAAAAAATCATATTCGCTACTTATGCCTAAGAGTTCATTTAAACGTAAATTGCAAAATTCTAAATCAGCGACAATTAAATCAAGTGTATCCCCTTTTTCTAAATTAAGAATTGCGTTATTAATTAAATAATGAACATTTTCTAAAATACCAATTTGACGTTGGGATTGTAAAACATCAATGTTAGCATTGTCAAACTCTTGAACATAAAAAAGTTTTTTAATTTCATCAATCAATGACTGAATATCATTATTTTTTGCATTAATATATATTTGTTTATCATCGTATTGATCAACTAAATCTTTTTTTGTATAAACTAATAAATGTTTTTGTTTTTTAATTAAATCATATAACTCCAAATCTTGTTGTTCGTTTGCAGGTATTAAATATAAAATTAAATCAACTTTATCAATTAATGCTTTGGCTTTATTAATTCCTAAATTTTCAACAAAATCATTTGTTAAATGAATTCCTGCAGTATCTAAGATATTTAAAGTAATATTATCAATATTAATTGAGGATTCAATAACATCACGTGTTGTCCCAGGAATATCTGTAACAATCGCTTTTTGTTCATTGCATAAAGCGTTTAATAGAGTTGATTTACCTACATTTGGTTTTCCAATTATTAACACCCTAATGCCTTTATTGATTGGTAAAAATTTTTTTGATTGATCAATAATTTTTGTAATTTTTTTATCTAAAGATAATAAACGTTGTTTTAAAATAATAGCATCAACTTGTTCAACATCATCGTATTCAGGATAATCAATATTAACTTCAATTTGCCCAATTATCATAAATAACTCATGCCTAAATTCAGCAATTGATTGCGAAACACGTCCTAATAGAGCGCCAATTACACCTTTAACGCTTAATTCATTTTTAGCATTAACCAAATTGTTAATTGCTTCAATTTTTGATAAATCCATTTTTTTATTTAATAAAGCACGGCGAGAAAATTCTCCACGTTGTGCTGGTTGACAACCATATTTAATTAATGTTTTAATAATTAAATTAGCAACCACTATTCCTCCGTGGCAATTAATTTCTACTAAATCTTCTCCAGTAAATGTTTTTGGAGCTACAAATGTATTTATTAAAACTTCATCTAAAATTTGATTATCATCTTTTAGAATTGTATACCAAATTTTAAAAGTTTCTTTTTTTATTTTTATTGTTGAAATTTTATTAATTATTTCAAAAGCTTTTGGACCACTAACCCGAATAATGTGAATGGCACAATTCATAGGCGCGGTTGCTAAAGCAACAATTGTTGACATTGTTAATCACCTTTATTTTTATTAATAATTGTATAAATAATAGTAAACAAATTATTTTTATTAATATTAATTTTTAAATTCGCACGCATTAAATCCAAAATAATTTCTTTGCTATTTACATTATTAATTCTAATGAAGATTAATTTTAATAGATAATGAATTTGTAAGGTAGATAAATTTTTAAATATTTCTTTTAAATCATTTAATATTTCAAAACTTCTTAAATCACTTAATTTTCCATAATAAGTTAAAACATCATTGATTTCCTTGTTTTCTAATAAAATTTTTAGCTCATCCAAATCATCAAACATTAAGTCGCATTCCACGAGATCAATTGGTTGATTAATTTGGTTAATTAATTTTTTATATAAATCATGATTAGTAGGTAAATAAAAAAGCTGACAACGACTTTTAATAGTTTTTAAAACTTGATTTAAATTTTTAGTGCTAAAAATTGCAATTGTATTTTTTGGCGGTTCTTCAATAAATTTTAATAATGCATTTAAAACATATTTTGATGCTAAGTCAATATTTTTAATAAGATAAAATTTTAAATTAATATCTTCTACTCCATCACATAAAAAAGTGTTTTGTAAATCAATTACATCGCTTTTTTTCATTGATAGTCCATCATAAATTTTTAAATCAAAGTATTGTTTATTTTTAACTTTAGTAACATAAAATGATTGTTCTTTATGATTTTTCTCATAAATAAAAGCTAACATAATTTCTTCAATACCTGATTCTAGTGAGGTTTTAGGTGATTGAATTAATAAATTAGCAAAACTGTATTTCATTTATATATATTTATGTTCTTTAAAAATTTTTAATAATTGTTCTTTAACCTCACATAATACTTCATTTTCATTTTTATTGGCATCAATAAAAATAATTTTTTTAGGTTGATTATAAACTTTAAAAACACTAGGGTATTGTTTTAATAACTTTTCATAAAATTGTTTATTTTGTGAATCGAATGCATTTGTATTGTCAAAACGATTTTTCATTCGATTTAATGCATTATTAACATTAACATCAAAATAAAAAACATAATCTATTTCTAATTCACCAATTGCTTGTTGATTAATTTGGTAAATAACATCTAAACTTTGATTTTGAACAATACCTTGATAAATATATGAAGAATGAACAAAACGATCTGAAATTACAATATGATCTTTTTCTAAATGAGGATTGATTGTTTTTTTTACGTGTTCAGCACGACTGCTTGCATATAAATAAGCTAGTGTTAACGGATCAAAAACTTCTAAATTTTTTAAAAAAAACTCACGTATCATCTCTGCTGCATTATTGTTTTTTCCACCAGGTTCACGCGTTAAAAAAATTTTATTAACTAGTTTAGGTTCTTTTAAAACCTCTAAAAGTTGTTTTAAGATTGAAGTTTTCCCTGCACCATCAATTCCTTCAAAAACAATAAATAATCCTTTTTTAAGCGGTTTTTTTTCATTACTATTTTTCGTTAATATCATTGTTATCATTTTCCTCTTGTTCTACAAATCTATCCTCTAAAAAACTTAGTAATATATTAGTAAATAATTTTGGTTCTTCAATAAAAGGAATATGACCAGAATTATTAAAAATATATTGATTTACTTTATTGTTGTTTTTAAACACTTTAATAGCTAAATTAAAATCAATTAATTGATCATGTCTTGAAACCATAATTAATGTTGGCATTATTAAATTACGCTGTGCCATTTTTAATTCATGATTGATTTTAATATTTAATAACGATAAACATAAAAATAAGACATCGCGTGCAATTCGTGGATATTCTCTTGAAATTGACTCCCAACGAGTTTCTATTAAGGTTTTATAATTATTACGATAATCAATATATAATTTTTTTAAAACGACATCTGTTTTAAATTTTAAAAATGGATTGGGAAATAAAACCCAAGCATTAAATAATTTTTTATTTAAAAACGGATTTAAATATTGATAATGATATGGACAAACAAGAATTAATTTTTCAATGCGTTGGGGGATAATAAAACTAACCAAACTAGCAATCCCCGCTCCTAATGAATGACCTAACAAATGAAATTCTTTTAAATCAATTTCATTAATTCAATTAATAAATAACTCAGCAAAAACTTTAATATTTAAATCTTTTTTGTTATTAATAGGTGTTAAACCATGTGCAGGTAATCCAACAAAATAACAATCATAATCAGATAAATCTTTATTAATTAAAAAAAAATAATGTGGAGATGCATCAAGGCCGTGTATAAAAACAATCGAACCTTTTTTTAGTTCGCTTTTAGATGGCTCAAAATAAAAATTAAGTGTGTTAGTCTTAATTAATTCCATAATCATTACTTTCTTTTTTTAATTTTAAATAAAAAAATAATCAACTTATTTAATAGTTAATATTTTATTATAAAAAACCAATCTTTAATGAGATAAAGTATAAATTTAATTTTTCAATAAAATAACTTGATATAAAAAATATGGTCCTGAAATAATTGGCACTAATAAAATAGTCTGGTCAGTTGATAAATTTAAAATTAAAACAACAAAAATATAACTAATCAATAATACAATGCCGCCTATTAATCCAGCATTAATAATGCCATTAGAAATATTGTTTTTTACATAATTGAAAGAAAAATTAGCTGCAACAATCCCAACAAAAATAACATTACCACTTAAACTATAACTTACCGATACTAATAAGCTAATGCAAATAAAAGTTTGAATTGTCAAGGACTTATTATTAATGCCTAACTGTCCAGATATTTGTTGATTTGTTACCATAATCTTAAATTTAGTTGCATTTAACATTAACCAAATAACACTAATAGTAAGCATTCCAAAACAAAAATAAAAACAAAAATCGCTGCGTGATTCAATATTACCTAATAAAATTGTTTTTAAATACATACTTGATTCTTTACTCATTAAAATTCTTAATGACTGAGCAATAACAATTGTAATCAAATTAATAATAATACCTGAAACAATAATTCTTTTAAAAATGTATCCAGTAGAAGAATTGCATAAAAAATGAATAAAAAAACAAATCATTGTTGACCCAATTAAATAAATAAATGGTAGAACATATTCCATTCGTTTTTGGATTTGCAATTGCCCAAAATCAAATATTAAAAAAAGTATTGTTAAAATCACTAAGTTAATATTGCCCATTCCTAATAAAGAACTATCTGCTAAACGATTTTTTGTTAATCTTTGAAGAATATAACCACTAATTCCTAATGCAATTCCAGAAAACAATAATTGTGTGATAATTTTTCAATCGCTCAAATAACTAAAAACATTTATAAAACGCGAGGCTCCAGCTACAGCAATCAGCGTTAAAATAATTGTTATTATTAATAAACTTAATGAAAGAAAAAATTTGTTCTTTTTAAAACGAAAAAATAATTTTTGTTCAAATTGGTGTTTTAAATTTTGATCATGCTTAATTTTTATACTCATTTAATTTTTATTCACTTTCCATCCTAATTCTCATTTTAGCAAAACAATCATTGGAATCGCAAAAACTGTTGCTACTAAAAAAACAATATTAAATTTTGAAAAAAATTCTACAATTATTCCAAGTAATTCTAATAAAAAAGTAGTTAGAAAAATGGCGATAATCATTTGAAATAAATAATTAGTTCTTTTAAAAAGTAAACGAACTAAATGGGGCATAACAATTGCAATTAATGAAAGACCGCCAATTAAAAACGTAGTTGAAATGGCAATAAAAATTGAACAAGTTGAAGTGATTCAAAACACTTTATTAACATCGATTCCTAGTGATTTAGCTAAATAATGATCCGTATCTAAAATTTGGATTTTTTTAGCATAACATAACAAAATAATCGTACTTATAAACACTATTGGAGTGCCAATATAAAAGCGCTCAATAGAATTGTAAACACCAATACTACCTAATAATTGAATGGGGGAAGCGACAATTGATGAATTAAAATTAGCAATTAAAATATTAACAGCTGTGATAATGGCACCTAATGAAAAACCAAAAATAATAGGTTTAAAAGTTTTCTTATGTGGTGAAATTCTAATAAATAAAAAATTGATTCCTAAAGCAAATAAGCTAAAAATAATTCCAAAAACATAGCCAATAAAAATATTAGAAAAACTTTTGGTAATTAACTGACTCAAAATATTACCTAAGGCTGCTAATGGAAAAATTCCTAATGTTGATGGACCTGCCAAACCATTACGCGTTGTAGATTGCAAACTAAATCCACTGCAAACCAATCCTGCACCACAAACTAATAAAACAATTGGAGAATAAAAAAACAATAAAAAAACCTCTTCAAATGAAGCATTTTGAAAGTAAAACGATTCTCAAATAAATGTTTTGTTAGTATAAATAATGTTAAATATAAAAATAAAAGAAGTTAACAAAACCAAAACAACAAAAACACTTCATTTATATATTAAATATTTTTTAAAATTAAGTTTATTTTCAAATTTCAATTTTATTTTCATAATATATTATTATAAATTAAAAATCTGATTTAGCCGTGTTGATTCTTGTTTTAAATTGGGTTTTGGGATCATTAATTCCTTGTGTACTACTAATTATTCAAGATCCTGTATTTTTAATCATAATTAATTTATTCATTGAGTTTAATAAATGGGATGGGCCCATATAAATTGCAAAATTTTTATCAACAAATTCCGCTTTTTCACTATCATTAGGAGCCTTATTAATTTTTTCTAATTTATCATAATTAATCAACTCTTTTAAATAATTACCAACACCTTGGGTTTTTAAATTAATATTATTAAAACTTTCATAATCAACTATTGCATCAGGTTTTAAACCGAATGAAATTAAATGATCAATACTATCTGCTCATGTCCCAACAATTTTATAACCATAAGTTAGCTTAAAATTTTTATTTATATAATGAGGTTTAATTATTAAATTACGCTCTTTAATAGTTGGTTTGTGATCAAATAAATTTATTAATTCTTCTTTATTAAATGGGAGATAACTTCATTGTTTTTTTATTGTTTTTTTATTTGTGAAAATTTTTAATAATTCTTTAATAATTAGTGATTGCCCAACCATTGTAAAAGAACCTCATCAAAACAATGAACGATCAATAAAAATAATTTTTGAACGAGAATTGCGTAAGAATTTATGAGCATAAAAATTTTTGTTTGATAAAATTTCTTTAAATAAATCTTCACGTTTTTGACCATCTGTTTTGTATTTATTATTAGTAAATAAATTAGAATCATACATATAAAAAACATAATCAGCTGTTTTATAAAATGAAGATGTTTGTTTTAAGACTGATTCGAGCGGGTTTGTTCTTAATGCATTATAACCAATTGATTGATAACGATCAATAATATCACTAATATCATTATTAATTGGTTTTGGAAAATTCAATCCCAATCCTGGAACTTCTGTATAAGGATTAGAATAGATTAGTGGAAAATCTGAAGGTGTTAGAATAGAAAATTTATTATAATTTTCTTTATTATTAACTAATTCATTACGATTTTCTATAACTAAAACAGTTGCTTTATGATTGCGCATTTTTTGGATGCTATCGAGCATTGCTACATTATTAATATCATTTTTTAATAAACGTGCGATCTTTAGACTTCATTCAGTAAATGAATGTACATTTTGCATTGGTTTTGGTAGACGTTTTTTTAATTCATTAAAATTTAAAACATTATCTAATTGGCGAGCAAATTCTAAATGAATTTTATAAGGATCACGAAAAAAATTATTCAATCTCCAATTTTTATTTTTGAATAATCAATTAGTATCATACGGTTTTTGTTGTTGAAGATTTTTACATGAACTTAATGTTGTAAAAATAATACTTAATCCAAGCATTGAAATTACATTAATTAATCTAAATTTAAAACTAATTTTCATTATTAAAACCATTTTATTATTTATTTTAATAAAAATTAAGCTCTATTTCAATGTTTTCAACCCAAATAAGCTAAAACAGGTGCTCCTATAAAACTCATTCAAATCGATGAATTAATATAAATTGTCTCACGATATAGTATTAAACCTAAAGATGTTATCATTGCACCTAATAATCCTGATAAGGGCATAACATAACGATAATCTCTAATTGAAAAAATTTTACGCACGATATGGGGACCAAATAATCCAACAAATGCAATATTACCAACTAATAAAATAGTTGGTGAAACTAAAAAAATAGTTGAAATAATAGCTAAAATTTTAATAATAATAATTGACGATCCTAAGTTTTTAGCTTTTTCATCACCAATTTCTAATAAGGTTAATTTGTAAGCTAGAAAACAAGCTAATATTACACCAATTAGAATTAAAATTGCACTAACTCATAATGTTAAAAAAGGATCAATATGAGTTGTATAAATATTTTCACTACCCCCTAAAACATATTTAAAATTAATACTTGAACCTTTAGCACTTTGAATACGAATAAAATAAGAAATTGTATTAAAAAAAACTCCTATAGCTAATCCTGCTAAAGTAA is drawn from Ureaplasma parvum serovar 3 str. ATCC 27815 and contains these coding sequences:
- a CDS encoding ABC transporter ATP-binding protein, whose amino-acid sequence is MEIKTNQCPYAIEMHEITKTFLNGTVIANKDVNLFVKKNEIHAIIGENGAGKSTLMSILFGIYKQDSGSIKINGRIVNFSSAKDASKTGIGMVHQHFKLIDTLSVLDNVILGSEGATQLGIINRKKITKELKKIIQEYGLNINLKSKISKITVGQQQKTEILKLLYRDIDILIFDEPTAVLSEDEIQAFLQMLKDFKAAGKTIIIITHKLNEIKEVADSATVIRRGHYIDSFDVKQKTIAEMAELMVGRKLVEVKNIDPITSNEKVFEVQNLDIQSIVKKQKDIVKVKSSPKGDDVSLLSTKNNNFINFSIRKGEIFAIAGVEGNGQSELAQIISGLLKGNKEAKIMLDNQEIEHASIRKRYQLGLSHVPEDRHKHGLVLDDTIAMNAILQQVDDKPYSNLGFFNNNEISKHAINIIKKYDVRGTTRGTSDARGLSGGNQQKLIIGREFERSHKLILLVQPTRGLDLGAIEFIHEQTLEEKRKGNAILLISYELDEILSLADTIAVIHNGYFISVGDRFSMTRQKIGELMAGEKI
- the mnmE gene encoding tRNA uridine-5-carboxymethylaminomethyl(34) synthesis GTPase MnmE, with translation MSTIVALATAPMNCAIHIIRVSGPKAFEIINKISTIKIKKETFKIWYTILKDDNQILDEVLINTFVAPKTFTGEDLVEINCHGGIVVANLIIKTLIKYGCQPAQRGEFSRRALLNKKMDLSKIEAINNLVNAKNELSVKGVIGALLGRVSQSIAEFRHELFMIIGQIEVNIDYPEYDDVEQVDAIILKQRLLSLDKKITKIIDQSKKFLPINKGIRVLIIGKPNVGKSTLLNALCNEQKAIVTDIPGTTRDVIESSINIDNITLNILDTAGIHLTNDFVENLGINKAKALIDKVDLILYLIPANEQQDLELYDLIKKQKHLLVYTKKDLVDQYDDKQIYINAKNNDIQSLIDEIKKLFYVQEFDNANIDVLQSQRQIGILENVHYLINNAILNLEKGDTLDLIVADLEFCNLRLNELLGISSEYDFLDDLFKNFCIGK
- a CDS encoding alpha/beta fold hydrolase: MELIKTNTLNFYFEPSKSELKKGSIVFIHGLDASPHYFFLINKDLSDYDCYFVGLPAHGLTPINNKKDLNIKVFAELFINWINEIDLKEFHLLGHSLGAGIASLVSFIIPQRIEKLILVCPYHYQYLNPFLNKKLFNAWVLFPNPFLKFKTDVVLKKLYIDYRNNYKTLIETRWESISREYPRIARDVLFLCLSLLNIKINHELKMAQRNLIMPTLIMVSRHDQLIDFNLAIKVFKNNNKVNQYIFNNSGHIPFIEEPKLFTNILLSFLEDRFVEQEENDNNDINEK
- a CDS encoding TatD family hydrolase — encoded protein: MLEKIKIIDTHTHPNIEPLIEEFDDIIFKCYEQGIGLNIVGVDLKTSQTAIQQAKKFKFLTCSVAIHPNDLHNIENDFVALEKLIAENIDYISCIGECGLDYYHEQNYDHDFQKHWFKKHIELAKKYHKPLMLHIRNAHDDAIAILKELAVQDVIIHCFTDKKEYAQQYIEMGYYISYPGVITFKPTKNNQLHELYEAIKITPLDKILVETDAPYLTPVPKRGQTNYPYYVLYTSAFIANLLGITHEKMQKILLENSLRILNFKK
- a CDS encoding DNA polymerase III subunit delta, giving the protein MKYSFANLLIQSPKTSLESGIEEIMLAFIYEKNHKEQSFYVTKVKNKQYFDLKIYDGLSMKKSDVIDLQNTFLCDGVEDINLKFYLIKNIDLASKYVLNALLKFIEEPPKNTIAIFSTKNLNQVLKTIKSRCQLFYLPTNHDLYKKLINQINQPIDLVECDLMFDDLDELKILLENKEINDVLTYYGKLSDLRSFEILNDLKEIFKNLSTLQIHYLLKLIFIRINNVNSKEIILDLMRANLKININKNNLFTIIYTIINKNKGD
- the tmk gene encoding dTMP kinase, with amino-acid sequence MILTKNSNEKKPLKKGLFIVFEGIDGAGKTSILKQLLEVLKEPKLVNKIFLTREPGGKNNNAAEMIREFFLKNLEVFDPLTLAYLYASSRAEHVKKTINPHLEKDHIVISDRFVHSSYIYQGIVQNQSLDVIYQINQQAIGELEIDYVFYFDVNVNNALNRMKNRFDNTNAFDSQNKQFYEKLLKQYPSVFKVYNQPKKIIFIDANKNENEVLCEVKEQLLKIFKEHKYI
- a CDS encoding iron ABC transporter permease, which gives rise to MSIKIKHDQNLKHQFEQKLFFRFKKNKFFLSLSLLIITIILTLIAVAGASRFINVFSYLSDWKIITQLLFSGIALGISGYILQRLTKNRLADSSLLGMGNINLVILTILFLIFDFGQLQIQKRMEYVLPFIYLIGSTMICFFIHFLCNSSTGYIFKRIIVSGIIINLITIVIAQSLRILMSKESSMYLKTILLGNIESRSDFCFYFCFGMLTISVIWLMLNATKFKIMVTNQQISGQLGINNKSLTIQTFICISLLVSVSYSLSGNVIFVGIVAANFSFNYVKNNISNGIINAGLIGGIVLLISYIFVVLILNLSTDQTILLVPIISGPYFLYQVILLKN
- a CDS encoding BMP family ABC transporter substrate-binding protein; amino-acid sequence: MKKSKINKKILFASLAGVVTLTSVAAIAASCNDSNKDDGKTNKDGNYISKLSLEDFYAKPAGDDSLGYHRTYNSLYDDGARMLGLISFSHSIPIKEYFGSSSDKKDLSAVLIDDKFSGTVGKDRIASVSYRVDQAAFLTGIAAAYYLNANQKTFAADGKLTWGGYVGLHFTSTSTFIQGFKLGVQWANEKLKDKEINQEDANGSKKKWMNVEQVFASKYVAGSFKPDEEGATNIINDLITKKADVILPVAGPQTNLATSIVSNATDPSVIIGVDTAQELDDVTNRKRITNKTVNDGKTILFSIVKRVDLAMKGAIENASKGAQLTNDINKDAYKLGTHTEASLDKSTYVDDTPLVELSNAGRVYLEQAAKLAGLKAITYAQIVNVIQNEELFKLLSTKGTTKLEDLATKTSDGWVLKDSEKNKSFSELQKLLGGEVYINESDKKLYPYSLTGSSYLEEDPKKRSASQEFKKYWDAATTPEAKEKLAKVVLGQNNAVLKDKSFSESAYNGLAAFYKSKKIIIPKI